Below is a genomic region from Azoarcus sp. KH32C.
AGCGATCGCCGCGGCGGTCCTCGCGATGCAGCCGGCTCTCGTTCCGGCGGCGACCAACGTCAGCGACGGTGTCGTCAAGCTCGGCGTGCTGACCGACATGTCGGGCACCTATTCGGACCTCTCCGGCCCCGGCGCCGTCGAGGCGACGAAGATGGCAATCGAGGACTTCATCGCGAAGGAAAAACCCGACTTCAAGATCGAGATGATCTCGGCCGACCACCAGAACAAGGCGGACATCTCGGCGAACAAGGCGCGCGAATGGTTCGATACCGCCAAGGTCGATACCATCGTCGATCTCGTGACGACCTCGACCGCGCTCGCGGTGATGAAGGTCGCGCAGGAGAAGAACCGCATCTCCCTCGTGAACGGTGCGGGCTCGACGCCGATCACCAACGAGCAGTGCAATGAGACGACCGTGCACTGGGCTTACGACACCTATGCGCTGCCGGTGGGCACCGCGAAGGCGGTCGTCAAGCAGGGCGGCAAGACCTGGTACTTCATCACTGCCGACTATGCCTTCGGCCACTCGCTCGAGAAGAACACGTCCGAGGTCGTGACGAAAAGCGGCGGCAAGGTGCTGGGCAGCGTGCGCCACCCCTTCCCCGGTAGCGACTTCT
It encodes:
- a CDS encoding ABC transporter substrate-binding protein produces the protein MKRRILGSAIAAAVLAMQPALVPAATNVSDGVVKLGVLTDMSGTYSDLSGPGAVEATKMAIEDFIAKEKPDFKIEMISADHQNKADISANKAREWFDTAKVDTIVDLVTTSTALAVMKVAQEKNRISLVNGAGSTPITNEQCNETTVHWAYDTYALPVGTAKAVVKQGGKTWYFITADYAFGHSLEKNTSEVVTKSGGKVLGSVRHPFPGSDFSSFLLSAQSSGAQVIGLANAGSDTINSIKQAKEFGITPKQTLAGLLMFISDVHSLGLEATQGMYLTTGFYWDRNDETRAWSKRYFERMKRMPTMVQAGDYSAVYHYLKAVKAAGTDEAKAVMAKMREMPVNDFFAKNGKVRVDGRMVHDMYLVQVKKPSESKYPWDYYTIRETIPGDEAFIPLSESKCPLVKK